Sequence from the Symbiopectobacterium purcellii genome:
TAATCCACTTCTCCCGTCACCGCTACCACGGTTGACCAGCGCGCCGCCAGTTCGCGCGCGGCCGGAATGGCAGTAATGGAGGCATCCAGGCTGTCAACACCTCGCCCCTGAGAAGCAAGGCCTGTCAGCGCGATAACTTCCGAGGCATTGCCACGAATCGCCGCCGGTTTGCAAGGCAGCAATTCACGCACAAAGTCAGTGCGAAAGCGCAACCCACCGACGGCGACGGGGTCCAGAACCCAAGGTTTTCCCGCTTGATTCGCGCTATGCACTGCGGCCAACATCGCATCAGCGCGCGTTGATTCTAAGGTCCCTACGTTGATCAGTAGTGCATCGGCCAACGCAGCAAACTGTGCCGCCTCGCCCGGATCCACCACCATCGCGGGAGAGGCACCGAGCGCCAGCAACACATTGGCAGTGAAAGACTGGACCACATCGTTGGTCAGGCAATGGACTAACGGCGAAGCCGTTGAGAAATCGTGAAAAACTGCCGCCGCGTGGGCAGCAGAAAAATCGGTGGGAAGGTCGTTCATTATCACTCCCAACCGGCGTGCAAGAAGACGGTAGCCGATCGGAATACCGAGACTTCCCTACGCTGGCATTATCCAGATCAGGTGGTACGGGTATTTCTCAGCCTTCACAAAGAAGGGCACCCCGAGTCATCGCAACATCAATTTACTGTGGGACTGCCACAGCAAAGCCTATTCAGGATAATCATCAAACCAGAGTGTGTAAATTGATTTGTATTTGCCGACCGTCAAAGGC
This genomic interval carries:
- the thiM gene encoding hydroxyethylthiazole kinase; the encoded protein is MNDLPTDFSAAHAAAVFHDFSTASPLVHCLTNDVVQSFTANVLLALGASPAMVVDPGEAAQFAALADALLINVGTLESTRADAMLAAVHSANQAGKPWVLDPVAVGGLRFRTDFVRELLPCKPAAIRGNASEVIALTGLASQGRGVDSLDASITAIPAARELAARWSTVVAVTGEVDYVTDGVRLWAVNGGHPVMTRVVGTGCALSAVVAAFCARGEDRLSQVATACAVMARAGEQAAAQASGPGSFTPAFLDALARLRQEAQICA